One stretch of Arachis duranensis cultivar V14167 chromosome 1, aradu.V14167.gnm2.J7QH, whole genome shotgun sequence DNA includes these proteins:
- the LOC107473601 gene encoding probable calcium-binding protein CML44, whose amino-acid sequence MCSLTHNDLKRIFEKLDKNGDGLVSLDELNWLLDKTGGSSTSLQELEEHVVGKKSLNLDEFLFFYDSMLKINDNGDDKGEIEEVKSDLAKAFEVFDLNGDGFISSQELECVLKRLGLLEQQSGNKDCRAMILSYDTNLDGQLDFEEFKNMMMLTTS is encoded by the coding sequence ATGTGTTCCCTAACCCACAATGACTTGAAAAGAATTTTTGAGAAGCTGGACAAGAATGGCGATGGATTAGTGAGCCTTGACGAGTTGAATTGGCTTCTAGACAAGACAGGAGGCTCCAGCACTAGCCTCCAGGAGCTAGAAGAGCATGTAGTTGGAAAGAAGAGCCTCAACTTGGATGAGTTCTTGTTCTTCTACGACTCCATGTTAAAGATCAACGACAATGGCGACGACAAGGGCGAGATTGAGGAAGTCAAAAGCGATCTTGCGAAGGCGTTTGAGGTGTTTGATTTGAATGGAGATGGATTCATAAGTAGccaagagcttgagtgtgtgTTGAAGAGGCTTGGCTTGTTGGAACAACAGAGTGGGAATAAGGATTGCAGAGCAATGATTTTATCCTATGATACTAATTTGGATGGACAACTTGATTTTGAGGAGTTTAAGAATATGATGATGCTTACCACTTCATAA